Sequence from the uncultured Draconibacterium sp. genome:
GCCGACGGAATCTATTCGTGCAATATTTGTGGTTATCAGTACGATCCGGAAGAGGGTGATCCTGCGCTTGGAATTCCTCCGGGAACGCCTTTTGAAGACTTGCCCGACGACTGGAAATGCCCGATCTGCAACGCTTCACAAGACGATTTTACAAAGGTTTAGTAAGCTGTTAAATGCTATAAGGTTCGATGGGTGCCATCGCAAAATGGCTTATTTTTGGAGTGTTTGCATTGACAAAGCCAAACTGCCTTTTTCTCATCGATTTCGAATGGGAGTGGAGTGAATTCTGTTCCCCGGTGCGATCCGTCGCAAAAGGGTTGGTTTTTGCTTCGTCCGCAGGCGCACCAATAATAGGTGCCCGGCTCAAGCGTAAGAGCTTTTGGTGCTTTTTCAGCTATTACAGGTTTTTGCATGTTTTTTATTTAAGTGTTTATTAAAGATACAACTATGTTACGTAATATTTTGTTTAATTGCTTATTAGTTTTTCTATGTGTAACCGCCGGATACGCGCAGGAAAAACAACTATTTTATGTAGGAACTTTTACTTCTGAAGGTGCTGAAGGAATAAACTACTGCAGCTTAAATACCGAAACCGGAGACATTGATTTGCTTACTACTTTTAAGGGAATTGATAATCCGTCGTTTTTGCGTTTGAGCCCGGATAAAGAGTTTTTATATACCGTATCGCGTACAACGCCCGAAGTTGAACCATCGGGAGGTTATGTGGTTGCATACAAACTCGACACGATAGGAGGATTACATTTCCTGAATAAGCAACCCGCAAATGGAAGTGGTCCTTGCCATATTGATGTTTCGCCCGACAGAAAGTATGTGGCAATTGCAACCTATGGCGGAGGAACAACATCCATATATCCAGTAAATGAAGATGGCAGCCTGAAGAAAGCGCTGACAGTTGTTAAAAATACAGGCAAGAGTGTGCATCCTAATCAGACGCAGCCACATGCTCATTCCATAAAGTTCTCAACAAAAGAACCAAGCATTTTTAGTGCCGACCTGGGAACTGATCAGTTAAACATTTTCCACTTTCAGAATGGAAGCCTGGGGCGTTACAATCAGGAATTTGTAAAACTTCCGGCCGGTTCGGGTCCGAGGCATTTTGTATTTCACCCAAGCGAAGATGTAATTTATGTAATCAACGAGTTGAATTCAACTGTTTCGTGTATTCGGAAAGTAGACGAAATTTGGTCGATATTCCAAAACATATCAACGCTGCCAAAAGATTTTGAAGGAGAAAGTTATTGCGCTGATATTCATTTTTCGAAAGACGGGCAGTATTTGTATGGTTCGAACAGAGGACACAATTCAATTGCTGTTTTTAAAGTGAATCCCGACCAGAAACTTACATTTTTAGGAACTGTACCGGTGGAAGGTGACTGGCCACGGAATTTTGGAATAACACCCGATGGCAAATGGATGCTGGTTGCCAATCAGCGCAGTCACAATATTACTGTTTTCAAGATTGATACCAATTCAGGAATGCCCGAATTTAGTGGAAAACAAATTAGTTTGCCGGCGCCGGTATGTATTGAATTCCGGTAAGCGCATTCCCGAAGGCTTTGCCTCGGGGTAAGCGAACAAGACAAAAAGAAAGTCCTTAAGAGAATCGGATTCCTCGTCAGCTTTGCTGCGAGGAGTTTCAGTTTTTGTAGCTTTTAGCTCAGCTTGGTACTGATTAGTTTAATAAATTCTTCGCG
This genomic interval carries:
- a CDS encoding CDGSH iron-sulfur domain-containing protein, whose protein sequence is MQKPVIAEKAPKALTLEPGTYYWCACGRSKNQPFCDGSHRGTEFTPLPFEIDEKKAVWLCQCKHSKNKPFCDGTHRTL
- a CDS encoding lactonase family protein, which gives rise to MLRNILFNCLLVFLCVTAGYAQEKQLFYVGTFTSEGAEGINYCSLNTETGDIDLLTTFKGIDNPSFLRLSPDKEFLYTVSRTTPEVEPSGGYVVAYKLDTIGGLHFLNKQPANGSGPCHIDVSPDRKYVAIATYGGGTTSIYPVNEDGSLKKALTVVKNTGKSVHPNQTQPHAHSIKFSTKEPSIFSADLGTDQLNIFHFQNGSLGRYNQEFVKLPAGSGPRHFVFHPSEDVIYVINELNSTVSCIRKVDEIWSIFQNISTLPKDFEGESYCADIHFSKDGQYLYGSNRGHNSIAVFKVNPDQKLTFLGTVPVEGDWPRNFGITPDGKWMLVANQRSHNITVFKIDTNSGMPEFSGKQISLPAPVCIEFR